A window of the Planktothrix tepida PCC 9214 genome harbors these coding sequences:
- a CDS encoding ASCH domain-containing protein, producing MYALTLQQPFATFVALGIKEFETRNWYTHYRGPLLIHAGVTPVKRQGKILIKQLSEKFRPIGNLLLPITEYPIAAIVCKCELVDCIPTTSFTPNNLERMTGWWEQSYAWKLEEVQPLFIPQVLGKQGLWKFPDEEVLKYSENAHFVGANS from the coding sequence ATGTACGCCCTAACTTTACAGCAGCCTTTCGCAACTTTCGTTGCCCTCGGAATCAAGGAATTTGAAACCCGCAATTGGTACACCCATTATCGGGGGCCGTTATTAATTCACGCCGGGGTAACTCCCGTTAAACGTCAGGGAAAAATCCTGATCAAACAGCTTTCTGAAAAATTTCGCCCGATTGGTAACTTACTTCTACCCATCACCGAATACCCAATAGCTGCGATCGTCTGCAAATGCGAACTCGTTGACTGTATTCCGACAACATCCTTTACCCCTAACAACTTAGAACGAATGACGGGGTGGTGGGAACAATCTTACGCCTGGAAACTTGAGGAAGTTCAGCCATTATTTATTCCTCAAGTCTTAGGTAAACAAGGCTTATGGAAATTCCCAGATGAAGAGGTTTTGAAATATTCAGAAAACGCACATTTTGTGGGAGCAAATTCATGA
- a CDS encoding helix-turn-helix domain-containing protein — translation MVSRKKQAIQREGTKTNLRQLREALEMTQVEFAVAIGISPSTVGKCEQGITELSLEAGSIKRLHLLMLNKLGYGVERLPESLKAVSQEEIFV, via the coding sequence ATGGTTTCAAGAAAAAAACAAGCAATTCAACGGGAGGGTACTAAAACGAACTTAAGACAGTTGCGGGAAGCCCTGGAGATGACTCAAGTGGAGTTTGCTGTAGCGATTGGCATTTCTCCTAGCACTGTAGGCAAGTGCGAACAAGGAATAACTGAGCTTTCTTTAGAGGCGGGTTCCATCAAACGACTGCATCTATTAATGCTCAATAAATTGGGGTACGGCGTTGAACGGTTGCCTGAATCCCTTAAAGCTGTATCTCAAGAGGAAATTTTCGTTTAA